The Castor canadensis chromosome X, mCasCan1.hap1v2, whole genome shotgun sequence genome includes a region encoding these proteins:
- the Dnase1l1 gene encoding deoxyribonuclease-1-like 1 isoform X1: MGSLDSSGGTLQPYAAMCGLAVLLFIFLTGGTEAFRICAFNAQRLTLAKVAREEVIDALVRILARCDIMVLQEVVDSSNTTISLLLRELKRLDSARHYSFLNSSLLGRSTYKEKYVFIYRSDKTQVLNSYQYDDSDDLFAREPFVAQFTLPSKILPSVVLVPLHTTPKDVEKELNALYDVFLDVSQRWQSKEVILLGDFNADCASLTKKRLNQLLLRTEAGFHWVIPDGEDTTVRASTNCTYDRIVLHGQGCQSLLQAAAAFDFPRSFQLTEEEALSISDHYPVEVELNREAHSVQPLCLTMLLLLALLPTHLGPVA, from the exons ATGGGAAGCCTGGATTCTTCTGGAGGGACCCTACAGCCATACGCAGCCATGTGTGGCCTAGCTGTACTCCTGTTCATTTTCCTGACTGGCGGAACTGAGGCTTTTCGCATCTGTGCCTTCAATGCCCAGCGGCTGACACTCGCCAAGGTGGCCAGGGAGGAGGTGATAGATGCCTTAGTTCGG ATCCTGGCTCGTTGTGACATCATGGTGCTGCAGGAGGTGGTGGACTCTTCCAACACTACAATTTCCCTGCTGCTTAGAGAGCTCAAACG ACTTGACAGCGCTAGGCACTATAGCTTCCTAAATAGCTCACTGCTGGGACGAAGCACGTACAAGGAGAAGTATGTGTTCATCTACCG GTCCGACAAGACACAGGTTCTGAATTCCTACCAGTATGACGACTCGGATGACCTCTTTGCCCGGGAGCCCTTTGTGGCCCAGTTCACTTTGCCTAGCAAAA TCCTTCCCAGTGTGGTGCTGGTCCCGCTGCACACCACTCCTAAGGATGTAGAGAAGGAGTTGAATGCCCTCTACGACGTATTTCTGGATGTCTCCCAGCGCTGGCAGAGCAAG GAAGTGATCTTGCTCGGAGATTTCAATGCTGACTGTGCTTCGTTGACTAAAAAGCGCCTGAACCAACTGCTGCTGCGGACAGAGGCAGGCTTTCACTGGGTGATTCCCGATGGAGAAGACACCACCGTCCGGGCCAGCACCAACTGCACCTATGACCGCATTGTACTGCATGGGCAGGGCTGCCAGAGCCTGCTGCAGGCTGCAGCTGCCTTCGATTTTCCCAGGAGCTTCCAGCTCACTGAGGAGGAG GCCCTCAGCATCAGTGATCACTATCCTGTGGAGGTGGAACTGAACCGAGAGGCTCACAGTGTCCAGCCCCTCTGCCTGACTATGCTGCTCTTGCTGGCACTCCTGCCCACTCATCTGGGCCCAGTGGCCTGA
- the Dnase1l1 gene encoding deoxyribonuclease-1-like 1 isoform X2 encodes MCGLAVLLFIFLTGGTEAFRICAFNAQRLTLAKVAREEVIDALVRILARCDIMVLQEVVDSSNTTISLLLRELKRLDSARHYSFLNSSLLGRSTYKEKYVFIYRSDKTQVLNSYQYDDSDDLFAREPFVAQFTLPSKILPSVVLVPLHTTPKDVEKELNALYDVFLDVSQRWQSKEVILLGDFNADCASLTKKRLNQLLLRTEAGFHWVIPDGEDTTVRASTNCTYDRIVLHGQGCQSLLQAAAAFDFPRSFQLTEEEALSISDHYPVEVELNREAHSVQPLCLTMLLLLALLPTHLGPVA; translated from the exons ATGTGTGGCCTAGCTGTACTCCTGTTCATTTTCCTGACTGGCGGAACTGAGGCTTTTCGCATCTGTGCCTTCAATGCCCAGCGGCTGACACTCGCCAAGGTGGCCAGGGAGGAGGTGATAGATGCCTTAGTTCGG ATCCTGGCTCGTTGTGACATCATGGTGCTGCAGGAGGTGGTGGACTCTTCCAACACTACAATTTCCCTGCTGCTTAGAGAGCTCAAACG ACTTGACAGCGCTAGGCACTATAGCTTCCTAAATAGCTCACTGCTGGGACGAAGCACGTACAAGGAGAAGTATGTGTTCATCTACCG GTCCGACAAGACACAGGTTCTGAATTCCTACCAGTATGACGACTCGGATGACCTCTTTGCCCGGGAGCCCTTTGTGGCCCAGTTCACTTTGCCTAGCAAAA TCCTTCCCAGTGTGGTGCTGGTCCCGCTGCACACCACTCCTAAGGATGTAGAGAAGGAGTTGAATGCCCTCTACGACGTATTTCTGGATGTCTCCCAGCGCTGGCAGAGCAAG GAAGTGATCTTGCTCGGAGATTTCAATGCTGACTGTGCTTCGTTGACTAAAAAGCGCCTGAACCAACTGCTGCTGCGGACAGAGGCAGGCTTTCACTGGGTGATTCCCGATGGAGAAGACACCACCGTCCGGGCCAGCACCAACTGCACCTATGACCGCATTGTACTGCATGGGCAGGGCTGCCAGAGCCTGCTGCAGGCTGCAGCTGCCTTCGATTTTCCCAGGAGCTTCCAGCTCACTGAGGAGGAG GCCCTCAGCATCAGTGATCACTATCCTGTGGAGGTGGAACTGAACCGAGAGGCTCACAGTGTCCAGCCCCTCTGCCTGACTATGCTGCTCTTGCTGGCACTCCTGCCCACTCATCTGGGCCCAGTGGCCTGA